A stretch of the Takifugu flavidus isolate HTHZ2018 chromosome 1, ASM371156v2, whole genome shotgun sequence genome encodes the following:
- the LOC130528962 gene encoding rho GTPase-activating protein 15-like isoform X4, with product MSGETTWEPPEQLSPYPPLMEPMSVHRFHEDGPPPLPEEDYPQDEDQDAEEPEELLATGPPMLPKEYMLRHVGRPIIPRASLDRSTPAGWSLSVDPTGAWVFTSEHSPEQWIKSVDDRGHTYYYLRDGSRSLWNLPEAPVAPGQSRAENGVEGENTSVIKNWRHTVGPAQLGSPQDDGRFFPTHRRKTSDYSSDSSSTGNSPETQHHAFGYRCWRKPYYLTSRWLRYNVQNLEKAGILNKTKVSENGKKVRKNWTQTWTVLHGGVLTFHKDPKSTTTGASNKTNQIVPEVTVDLKGATICWATKDKSSKKNVLELKTKNALEFLIQYDTESIIVDWHRVLTDTIRQLEYQDHPSDEEDGDLYEKIGCTDAARDDRFGSGPDKRRSNRPSVTHSSSSAGDTDPKRVRTKLMKFLMKRPTLQSVKEKGYIRDNVFGCHLATLCAQEKTTVPRFVEKCIKAVEKRGLDIDGLYRVSGNLAVIQKLRYKADHEELDLEDGQWGDVHVITGALKLFFRELPEPLFPFSHFNKFVAAIRIPDYNKKLSCIYELVNSLPSANHDTMKLLFGHLRRVIQYGDDNRMTVQNVAIVFGPTLLRPEMESQNIALHMVFQNQIVEFILNEYDRLFYSS from the exons ATGTCTGGGGAGACGACCTGGGAGCCTCCGGAGCAGCTGAGCCCGTACCCTCCGCTGATGGAGCCCATGAGCGTGCACAGGTTTCACGAGGACGGGCCG CCCCCTTTACCTGAGGAGGACTATCCTCAGGATGAGGACCAAGACGCAGAAGAGCCAGAGGAGCTCCTCGCCACAGGCCCCCCCATGCTGCCCAAAGAGTACATGCTGCGTCACGTGGGTCGGCCCATCATCCCCCGGGCCAGCCTGGACCGCAGCACCCCTGCAGGCTGGAGCCTCAGCGTGGATCCTACCGGGGCGTGGGTGTTCACCAGCGAGCACTCTCCAGAGCAG TGGATCAAGTCTGTGGATGATAGAGGACACACCTACTATTACCTAAGAGATGGAAGCAGGTCTCTCTGGAACCTACCTGAG GCTCCCGTAGCTCCAGGCCAGTCCAGGGCCGAGAACGGCGTCGAAGGCGAAAACACGTCGGTCATCAAAAACTGGAGACACACCGTGGGACCTGCACAGCTGGGCTCGCCCCAGGATGAcggg aggttCTTCCCGACGCACCGGAGGAAAACGTCAGACTACAGCAGCGACAGCTCCAGCACTGGAAACTCTCCAGAGACGCAGCATCAT GCTTTTGGGTACAGATGCTGGAGGAAGCCCTATTACCTGACCTCCAGGTGGCTTCGCTATAAC GTGCAGAACCTGGAAAAAGCCGGAATCCTCAATAAAACAAAGGTGTCTGAAAACGGCAAGAAAGTAAG GAAAAACTGGACCCAGACGTGGACGGTTCTCCACGGAGGGGTGCTCACATTCCACAAAGACCCCAAATCCACCACCACCGGAGCATCG AACAAAACCAATCAGATTGTCCCAGAGGTCACAGTGGACCTGAAAGGAGCGACTATTTGCTGGGCCACAAAAGACAAATCCAGCAAAAAGAATGTTTTGGAG TTAAAAACTAAGAACGCCTTGGAATTCCTGATACAGTACGACACAGAAAGCATCATTGTTGACTGGCACCGAGTCCTGACCGATACCATACGACAACTG GAGTACCAGGACCACCCTTCTGACGAGGAGGACGGAGACTTGTACGAGAAGATCGGCTGCACCGACGCGGCTCGGGACGACCGGTTTGGAAGCGGCCCCGATAAGCGTCGAT CCAATAGGCCGAGTGTCACACATTCGTCCAGCTCTGCGGGGGACACGGACCCAAAAAGGGTTCGAACCAAGCTGATGAAGTTCCTCATGAAACGCCCCACGCTGCAGTCCGTCAAGGAGAAAGGATACATTCGAG ACAATGTGTTTGGCTGCCATTTGGCCACACTGTGTGCACAAGAGAAGACCACGGTCCCACGTTTTGTGGAGAAATGCATCAAAGCAGTGGAAAAAAGAG GTTTGGACATTGATGGACTTTACAGAGTGAGCGGAAATCTCGCTGTCATTCAGAAGCTCCGTTACAAGGCCGATCACG AGGAACTGGACCTGGAGGATGGTCAGTGGGGGGATGTTCACGTCATCACTGGAGCGCTCAAGTTGTTTTTTCGAGAGCTTCCCGAGCCCCTTTTCCCCTTCAGCCACTTCAATAAGTTTGTCGCAGCTATCA GGATCCCTGATTACAACAAAAAGCTGTCATGCATTTACGAGCTGGTCAACTCCCTTCCTTCGGCAAATCACGATACCATGAAGCTTCTTTTCGGGCATTTACGAAG GGTCATTCAGTACGGGGATGACAATCGAATGACTGTGCAGAACGTGGCAATTGTATTTGGTCCGACTCTCCTCCGGCCTGAGATGGAGTCGCAAAACATCGCTTTGCACATGGTCTTCCAGAATCAGATTGTAGAGTTCATCTTGAATGAATACGATCGCCTCTTCTACTCCAGCTAA
- the vps25 gene encoding vacuolar protein-sorting-associated protein 25 codes for MSFEWPWQYNFPPFFTLQPNVDTRQKQLAAWCSLALSYCRHHKLYTLDVLEAQESPVFNNKKIERKLSMEAIQVVFEELRKKGNLEWLDKNKSRCLVMWRRPEEWGKLMYQWVSRNGMVNAVFTLYELSNGDDTEGEEFHGLEEWMLLRSLQALQAEGKAEIITMDDGKGVKFF; via the exons ATGAGTTTTGAGTGGCCCTGGCAATATAATTTCCCACCATTTTTTAC TTTACAGCCCAATGTTGATACGAGACAGAAACAGCTGGCAGCATGGTGTTCCCTGGCTCTTTCTTACTGCCGGCATCACAAACTTTACACCCTGGATGTGCTGGAGGCTCAGGAAAGCCCGGTGTTCAACAACAAGAAGATAGAAC GAAAACTATCAATGGAAGCAATTCAAGTTGTATTTGAGGAATTGAGGAAAAAAG GGAACCTGGAGTGGCTGGATAAGAACAAGTCGCGGTGTTTAGTCATGTGGAGACGACCGGAGGAATGGGGCAAGTTAATGTACCAGTGG GTTTCCAGAAATGGGATGGTCAACGCTGTTTTTACACTTTACGAGTTGTCCAACGGGGATGACACGGAGGGTGAAG AGTTCCACGGTCTAGAAGAATGGATGCTGCTGCGTTCATTGCAGGCACTACAGGCAGAAGGCAAAGCAGAAATCATCACCATGGATGATGGAAAGGGTGTCAAATTCTTCTAA
- the LOC130528962 gene encoding rho GTPase-activating protein 27-like isoform X2 produces the protein MLVLVEYDFHYTAKDGRLVSIKPNESYILVCKTNEHWWRVRRDQRSRPFYVPAQYVKEMPSRSASPERGDKMTAVATQPSSQGALGEDFVFWGDVPETEKPEQIMDKEYRSGSLLNSQHPDISELYMKPVPRYRKQSEDSLQDHNSKHDDDEDFPEPPNLPPLDPAPEENLPDCGEQFEPTEPEFKGEPGRQAADGTFSAEASTAQVEDETSPSAVYVNVEQLRQSVSESTSSCSPSYLDLTGWEVHVDQESGQEYYYHPSTGQTTWDKPCLESPTYSEHLTAGNPLPPSPPLSPAFSPSPASPTPVWSSDWEQLVDETSGRPYFYNPMSGETTWEPPEQLSPYPPLMEPMSVHRFHEDGPPPLPEEDYPQDEDQDAEEPEELLATGPPMLPKEYMLRHVGRPIIPRASLDRSTPAGWSLSVDPTGAWVFTSEHSPEQWIKSVDDRGHTYYYLRDGSRSLWNLPEAPVAPGQSRAENGVEGENTSVIKNWRHTVGPAQLGSPQDDGRFFPTHRRKTSDYSSDSSSTGNSPETQHHVQNLEKAGILNKTKVSENGKKVRKNWTQTWTVLHGGVLTFHKDPKSTTTGASNKTNQIVPEVTVDLKGATICWATKDKSSKKNVLELKTKNALEFLIQYDTESIIVDWHRVLTDTIRQLEYQDHPSDEEDGDLYEKIGCTDAARDDRFGSGPDKRRSNRPSVTHSSSSAGDTDPKRVRTKLMKFLMKRPTLQSVKEKGYIRDNVFGCHLATLCAQEKTTVPRFVEKCIKAVEKRGLDIDGLYRVSGNLAVIQKLRYKADHEELDLEDGQWGDVHVITGALKLFFRELPEPLFPFSHFNKFVAAIRIPDYNKKLSCIYELVNSLPSANHDTMKLLFGHLRRVIQYGDDNRMTVQNVAIVFGPTLLRPEMESQNIALHMVFQNQIVEFILNEYDRLFYSS, from the exons ATGCTCGTGTTGGTGGAGTATGACTTCCACTACACAGCCAAGGATGGTCGCCTCGTGTCCATCAAGCCCAATGAGAGTTACATCCTGGTCTGCAAGACCAACGAGCACTGGTGGCGCGTCCGCAGGGACCAGCGCAGCAGGCCCTTTTATGTCCCAGCCCAGTATGTGAAGGAGATGCCCAGCAGATCTGCGTCACCTGAGAGGGGCGACAAAATGACAGCAGTGGCGACTCAGCCGTCCTCTCAGGGTGCTTTGGGGGAGGATTTTGTATTCTGGGGGGATGTCCCAGAGACAGAGAAACCAGAACAAATTATGGATAAGGAATACCGCTCCGGGTCCTTGCTTAACTCTCAGCATCCTGACATCTCAGAACTTTATATGAAACCTGTGCCACGATATAGAAAACAGTCGGAAGATTCACTGCAGGATCATAACTCAAAACACGACGATGACGAGGATTTCCCTGAACCCCCGAATTTACCTCCATTGGACCCCGCGCCAGAGGAAAACCTCCCAGATTGTGGTGAACAGTTTGAGCCGACCGAGCCTGAGTTTAAAGGAGAACCAGGGAGACAAGCAGCAGATGGAACGTTCTCTGCAGAAGCATCGACTGCTCAG GTGGAGGATGAAACGTCCCCGTCGGCTGTTTACGTGAACGTAGAGCAGCTTCGCCAAAGCGTTTCCGAGTCTACGTCTTCCTGCTCTCCTTCCTACCTGGATCTGACTGGATGGGAGGTGCACGTTGACCAGGAAAGTGGACAGGAGTATTATTACCACCCCAGCACGGGGCAGACCACCTGGGACAAGCCTTGCTTAGAATCCCCCACTTACTCTGAACACCTCACAGCAGGGAATCCTCTGCCCCCTTcgcctcctctttctcctgcctTCTCTCCATCCCCCGCCTCTCCTACTCCTGTGTGGAGCTCAGACTGGGAGCAGCTGGTGGATGAGACGAGCGGTCGCCCCTACTTCTACAACCCGATGTCTGGGGAGACGACCTGGGAGCCTCCGGAGCAGCTGAGCCCGTACCCTCCGCTGATGGAGCCCATGAGCGTGCACAGGTTTCACGAGGACGGGCCG CCCCCTTTACCTGAGGAGGACTATCCTCAGGATGAGGACCAAGACGCAGAAGAGCCAGAGGAGCTCCTCGCCACAGGCCCCCCCATGCTGCCCAAAGAGTACATGCTGCGTCACGTGGGTCGGCCCATCATCCCCCGGGCCAGCCTGGACCGCAGCACCCCTGCAGGCTGGAGCCTCAGCGTGGATCCTACCGGGGCGTGGGTGTTCACCAGCGAGCACTCTCCAGAGCAG TGGATCAAGTCTGTGGATGATAGAGGACACACCTACTATTACCTAAGAGATGGAAGCAGGTCTCTCTGGAACCTACCTGAG GCTCCCGTAGCTCCAGGCCAGTCCAGGGCCGAGAACGGCGTCGAAGGCGAAAACACGTCGGTCATCAAAAACTGGAGACACACCGTGGGACCTGCACAGCTGGGCTCGCCCCAGGATGAcggg aggttCTTCCCGACGCACCGGAGGAAAACGTCAGACTACAGCAGCGACAGCTCCAGCACTGGAAACTCTCCAGAGACGCAGCATCAT GTGCAGAACCTGGAAAAAGCCGGAATCCTCAATAAAACAAAGGTGTCTGAAAACGGCAAGAAAGTAAG GAAAAACTGGACCCAGACGTGGACGGTTCTCCACGGAGGGGTGCTCACATTCCACAAAGACCCCAAATCCACCACCACCGGAGCATCG AACAAAACCAATCAGATTGTCCCAGAGGTCACAGTGGACCTGAAAGGAGCGACTATTTGCTGGGCCACAAAAGACAAATCCAGCAAAAAGAATGTTTTGGAG TTAAAAACTAAGAACGCCTTGGAATTCCTGATACAGTACGACACAGAAAGCATCATTGTTGACTGGCACCGAGTCCTGACCGATACCATACGACAACTG GAGTACCAGGACCACCCTTCTGACGAGGAGGACGGAGACTTGTACGAGAAGATCGGCTGCACCGACGCGGCTCGGGACGACCGGTTTGGAAGCGGCCCCGATAAGCGTCGAT CCAATAGGCCGAGTGTCACACATTCGTCCAGCTCTGCGGGGGACACGGACCCAAAAAGGGTTCGAACCAAGCTGATGAAGTTCCTCATGAAACGCCCCACGCTGCAGTCCGTCAAGGAGAAAGGATACATTCGAG ACAATGTGTTTGGCTGCCATTTGGCCACACTGTGTGCACAAGAGAAGACCACGGTCCCACGTTTTGTGGAGAAATGCATCAAAGCAGTGGAAAAAAGAG GTTTGGACATTGATGGACTTTACAGAGTGAGCGGAAATCTCGCTGTCATTCAGAAGCTCCGTTACAAGGCCGATCACG AGGAACTGGACCTGGAGGATGGTCAGTGGGGGGATGTTCACGTCATCACTGGAGCGCTCAAGTTGTTTTTTCGAGAGCTTCCCGAGCCCCTTTTCCCCTTCAGCCACTTCAATAAGTTTGTCGCAGCTATCA GGATCCCTGATTACAACAAAAAGCTGTCATGCATTTACGAGCTGGTCAACTCCCTTCCTTCGGCAAATCACGATACCATGAAGCTTCTTTTCGGGCATTTACGAAG GGTCATTCAGTACGGGGATGACAATCGAATGACTGTGCAGAACGTGGCAATTGTATTTGGTCCGACTCTCCTCCGGCCTGAGATGGAGTCGCAAAACATCGCTTTGCACATGGTCTTCCAGAATCAGATTGTAGAGTTCATCTTGAATGAATACGATCGCCTCTTCTACTCCAGCTAA
- the LOC130528962 gene encoding rho GTPase-activating protein 15-like isoform X3 translates to MNMVDMYSRAWSGHRAQRGLSLPVGPQVEDETSPSAVYVNVEQLRQSVSESTSSCSPSYLDLTGWEVHVDQESGQEYYYHPSTGQTTWDKPCLESPTYSEHLTAGNPLPPSPPLSPAFSPSPASPTPVWSSDWEQLVDETSGRPYFYNPMSGETTWEPPEQLSPYPPLMEPMSVHRFHEDGPPPLPEEDYPQDEDQDAEEPEELLATGPPMLPKEYMLRHVGRPIIPRASLDRSTPAGWSLSVDPTGAWVFTSEHSPEQWIKSVDDRGHTYYYLRDGSRSLWNLPEAPVAPGQSRAENGVEGENTSVIKNWRHTVGPAQLGSPQDDGRFFPTHRRKTSDYSSDSSSTGNSPETQHHAFGYRCWRKPYYLTSRWLRYNVQNLEKAGILNKTKVSENGKKVRKNWTQTWTVLHGGVLTFHKDPKSTTTGASNKTNQIVPEVTVDLKGATICWATKDKSSKKNVLELKTKNALEFLIQYDTESIIVDWHRVLTDTIRQLEYQDHPSDEEDGDLYEKIGCTDAARDDRFGSGPDKRRSNRPSVTHSSSSAGDTDPKRVRTKLMKFLMKRPTLQSVKEKGYIRDNVFGCHLATLCAQEKTTVPRFVEKCIKAVEKRGLDIDGLYRVSGNLAVIQKLRYKADHEELDLEDGQWGDVHVITGALKLFFRELPEPLFPFSHFNKFVAAIRIPDYNKKLSCIYELVNSLPSANHDTMKLLFGHLRRVIQYGDDNRMTVQNVAIVFGPTLLRPEMESQNIALHMVFQNQIVEFILNEYDRLFYSS, encoded by the exons ATGAACATGGTGGACATGTACTCGAGGGCTTGGTCGGGTCACCGGGCCCAGCGGGGCTTGAGTCTGCCGGTGGGTCCGCAG GTGGAGGATGAAACGTCCCCGTCGGCTGTTTACGTGAACGTAGAGCAGCTTCGCCAAAGCGTTTCCGAGTCTACGTCTTCCTGCTCTCCTTCCTACCTGGATCTGACTGGATGGGAGGTGCACGTTGACCAGGAAAGTGGACAGGAGTATTATTACCACCCCAGCACGGGGCAGACCACCTGGGACAAGCCTTGCTTAGAATCCCCCACTTACTCTGAACACCTCACAGCAGGGAATCCTCTGCCCCCTTcgcctcctctttctcctgcctTCTCTCCATCCCCCGCCTCTCCTACTCCTGTGTGGAGCTCAGACTGGGAGCAGCTGGTGGATGAGACGAGCGGTCGCCCCTACTTCTACAACCCGATGTCTGGGGAGACGACCTGGGAGCCTCCGGAGCAGCTGAGCCCGTACCCTCCGCTGATGGAGCCCATGAGCGTGCACAGGTTTCACGAGGACGGGCCG CCCCCTTTACCTGAGGAGGACTATCCTCAGGATGAGGACCAAGACGCAGAAGAGCCAGAGGAGCTCCTCGCCACAGGCCCCCCCATGCTGCCCAAAGAGTACATGCTGCGTCACGTGGGTCGGCCCATCATCCCCCGGGCCAGCCTGGACCGCAGCACCCCTGCAGGCTGGAGCCTCAGCGTGGATCCTACCGGGGCGTGGGTGTTCACCAGCGAGCACTCTCCAGAGCAG TGGATCAAGTCTGTGGATGATAGAGGACACACCTACTATTACCTAAGAGATGGAAGCAGGTCTCTCTGGAACCTACCTGAG GCTCCCGTAGCTCCAGGCCAGTCCAGGGCCGAGAACGGCGTCGAAGGCGAAAACACGTCGGTCATCAAAAACTGGAGACACACCGTGGGACCTGCACAGCTGGGCTCGCCCCAGGATGAcggg aggttCTTCCCGACGCACCGGAGGAAAACGTCAGACTACAGCAGCGACAGCTCCAGCACTGGAAACTCTCCAGAGACGCAGCATCAT GCTTTTGGGTACAGATGCTGGAGGAAGCCCTATTACCTGACCTCCAGGTGGCTTCGCTATAAC GTGCAGAACCTGGAAAAAGCCGGAATCCTCAATAAAACAAAGGTGTCTGAAAACGGCAAGAAAGTAAG GAAAAACTGGACCCAGACGTGGACGGTTCTCCACGGAGGGGTGCTCACATTCCACAAAGACCCCAAATCCACCACCACCGGAGCATCG AACAAAACCAATCAGATTGTCCCAGAGGTCACAGTGGACCTGAAAGGAGCGACTATTTGCTGGGCCACAAAAGACAAATCCAGCAAAAAGAATGTTTTGGAG TTAAAAACTAAGAACGCCTTGGAATTCCTGATACAGTACGACACAGAAAGCATCATTGTTGACTGGCACCGAGTCCTGACCGATACCATACGACAACTG GAGTACCAGGACCACCCTTCTGACGAGGAGGACGGAGACTTGTACGAGAAGATCGGCTGCACCGACGCGGCTCGGGACGACCGGTTTGGAAGCGGCCCCGATAAGCGTCGAT CCAATAGGCCGAGTGTCACACATTCGTCCAGCTCTGCGGGGGACACGGACCCAAAAAGGGTTCGAACCAAGCTGATGAAGTTCCTCATGAAACGCCCCACGCTGCAGTCCGTCAAGGAGAAAGGATACATTCGAG ACAATGTGTTTGGCTGCCATTTGGCCACACTGTGTGCACAAGAGAAGACCACGGTCCCACGTTTTGTGGAGAAATGCATCAAAGCAGTGGAAAAAAGAG GTTTGGACATTGATGGACTTTACAGAGTGAGCGGAAATCTCGCTGTCATTCAGAAGCTCCGTTACAAGGCCGATCACG AGGAACTGGACCTGGAGGATGGTCAGTGGGGGGATGTTCACGTCATCACTGGAGCGCTCAAGTTGTTTTTTCGAGAGCTTCCCGAGCCCCTTTTCCCCTTCAGCCACTTCAATAAGTTTGTCGCAGCTATCA GGATCCCTGATTACAACAAAAAGCTGTCATGCATTTACGAGCTGGTCAACTCCCTTCCTTCGGCAAATCACGATACCATGAAGCTTCTTTTCGGGCATTTACGAAG GGTCATTCAGTACGGGGATGACAATCGAATGACTGTGCAGAACGTGGCAATTGTATTTGGTCCGACTCTCCTCCGGCCTGAGATGGAGTCGCAAAACATCGCTTTGCACATGGTCTTCCAGAATCAGATTGTAGAGTTCATCTTGAATGAATACGATCGCCTCTTCTACTCCAGCTAA
- the LOC130528962 gene encoding rho GTPase-activating protein 27-like isoform X1, whose amino-acid sequence MLVLVEYDFHYTAKDGRLVSIKPNESYILVCKTNEHWWRVRRDQRSRPFYVPAQYVKEMPSRSASPERGDKMTAVATQPSSQGALGEDFVFWGDVPETEKPEQIMDKEYRSGSLLNSQHPDISELYMKPVPRYRKQSEDSLQDHNSKHDDDEDFPEPPNLPPLDPAPEENLPDCGEQFEPTEPEFKGEPGRQAADGTFSAEASTAQVEDETSPSAVYVNVEQLRQSVSESTSSCSPSYLDLTGWEVHVDQESGQEYYYHPSTGQTTWDKPCLESPTYSEHLTAGNPLPPSPPLSPAFSPSPASPTPVWSSDWEQLVDETSGRPYFYNPMSGETTWEPPEQLSPYPPLMEPMSVHRFHEDGPPPLPEEDYPQDEDQDAEEPEELLATGPPMLPKEYMLRHVGRPIIPRASLDRSTPAGWSLSVDPTGAWVFTSEHSPEQWIKSVDDRGHTYYYLRDGSRSLWNLPEAPVAPGQSRAENGVEGENTSVIKNWRHTVGPAQLGSPQDDGRFFPTHRRKTSDYSSDSSSTGNSPETQHHAFGYRCWRKPYYLTSRWLRYNVQNLEKAGILNKTKVSENGKKVRKNWTQTWTVLHGGVLTFHKDPKSTTTGASNKTNQIVPEVTVDLKGATICWATKDKSSKKNVLELKTKNALEFLIQYDTESIIVDWHRVLTDTIRQLEYQDHPSDEEDGDLYEKIGCTDAARDDRFGSGPDKRRSNRPSVTHSSSSAGDTDPKRVRTKLMKFLMKRPTLQSVKEKGYIRDNVFGCHLATLCAQEKTTVPRFVEKCIKAVEKRGLDIDGLYRVSGNLAVIQKLRYKADHEELDLEDGQWGDVHVITGALKLFFRELPEPLFPFSHFNKFVAAIRIPDYNKKLSCIYELVNSLPSANHDTMKLLFGHLRRVIQYGDDNRMTVQNVAIVFGPTLLRPEMESQNIALHMVFQNQIVEFILNEYDRLFYSS is encoded by the exons ATGCTCGTGTTGGTGGAGTATGACTTCCACTACACAGCCAAGGATGGTCGCCTCGTGTCCATCAAGCCCAATGAGAGTTACATCCTGGTCTGCAAGACCAACGAGCACTGGTGGCGCGTCCGCAGGGACCAGCGCAGCAGGCCCTTTTATGTCCCAGCCCAGTATGTGAAGGAGATGCCCAGCAGATCTGCGTCACCTGAGAGGGGCGACAAAATGACAGCAGTGGCGACTCAGCCGTCCTCTCAGGGTGCTTTGGGGGAGGATTTTGTATTCTGGGGGGATGTCCCAGAGACAGAGAAACCAGAACAAATTATGGATAAGGAATACCGCTCCGGGTCCTTGCTTAACTCTCAGCATCCTGACATCTCAGAACTTTATATGAAACCTGTGCCACGATATAGAAAACAGTCGGAAGATTCACTGCAGGATCATAACTCAAAACACGACGATGACGAGGATTTCCCTGAACCCCCGAATTTACCTCCATTGGACCCCGCGCCAGAGGAAAACCTCCCAGATTGTGGTGAACAGTTTGAGCCGACCGAGCCTGAGTTTAAAGGAGAACCAGGGAGACAAGCAGCAGATGGAACGTTCTCTGCAGAAGCATCGACTGCTCAG GTGGAGGATGAAACGTCCCCGTCGGCTGTTTACGTGAACGTAGAGCAGCTTCGCCAAAGCGTTTCCGAGTCTACGTCTTCCTGCTCTCCTTCCTACCTGGATCTGACTGGATGGGAGGTGCACGTTGACCAGGAAAGTGGACAGGAGTATTATTACCACCCCAGCACGGGGCAGACCACCTGGGACAAGCCTTGCTTAGAATCCCCCACTTACTCTGAACACCTCACAGCAGGGAATCCTCTGCCCCCTTcgcctcctctttctcctgcctTCTCTCCATCCCCCGCCTCTCCTACTCCTGTGTGGAGCTCAGACTGGGAGCAGCTGGTGGATGAGACGAGCGGTCGCCCCTACTTCTACAACCCGATGTCTGGGGAGACGACCTGGGAGCCTCCGGAGCAGCTGAGCCCGTACCCTCCGCTGATGGAGCCCATGAGCGTGCACAGGTTTCACGAGGACGGGCCG CCCCCTTTACCTGAGGAGGACTATCCTCAGGATGAGGACCAAGACGCAGAAGAGCCAGAGGAGCTCCTCGCCACAGGCCCCCCCATGCTGCCCAAAGAGTACATGCTGCGTCACGTGGGTCGGCCCATCATCCCCCGGGCCAGCCTGGACCGCAGCACCCCTGCAGGCTGGAGCCTCAGCGTGGATCCTACCGGGGCGTGGGTGTTCACCAGCGAGCACTCTCCAGAGCAG TGGATCAAGTCTGTGGATGATAGAGGACACACCTACTATTACCTAAGAGATGGAAGCAGGTCTCTCTGGAACCTACCTGAG GCTCCCGTAGCTCCAGGCCAGTCCAGGGCCGAGAACGGCGTCGAAGGCGAAAACACGTCGGTCATCAAAAACTGGAGACACACCGTGGGACCTGCACAGCTGGGCTCGCCCCAGGATGAcggg aggttCTTCCCGACGCACCGGAGGAAAACGTCAGACTACAGCAGCGACAGCTCCAGCACTGGAAACTCTCCAGAGACGCAGCATCAT GCTTTTGGGTACAGATGCTGGAGGAAGCCCTATTACCTGACCTCCAGGTGGCTTCGCTATAAC GTGCAGAACCTGGAAAAAGCCGGAATCCTCAATAAAACAAAGGTGTCTGAAAACGGCAAGAAAGTAAG GAAAAACTGGACCCAGACGTGGACGGTTCTCCACGGAGGGGTGCTCACATTCCACAAAGACCCCAAATCCACCACCACCGGAGCATCG AACAAAACCAATCAGATTGTCCCAGAGGTCACAGTGGACCTGAAAGGAGCGACTATTTGCTGGGCCACAAAAGACAAATCCAGCAAAAAGAATGTTTTGGAG TTAAAAACTAAGAACGCCTTGGAATTCCTGATACAGTACGACACAGAAAGCATCATTGTTGACTGGCACCGAGTCCTGACCGATACCATACGACAACTG GAGTACCAGGACCACCCTTCTGACGAGGAGGACGGAGACTTGTACGAGAAGATCGGCTGCACCGACGCGGCTCGGGACGACCGGTTTGGAAGCGGCCCCGATAAGCGTCGAT CCAATAGGCCGAGTGTCACACATTCGTCCAGCTCTGCGGGGGACACGGACCCAAAAAGGGTTCGAACCAAGCTGATGAAGTTCCTCATGAAACGCCCCACGCTGCAGTCCGTCAAGGAGAAAGGATACATTCGAG ACAATGTGTTTGGCTGCCATTTGGCCACACTGTGTGCACAAGAGAAGACCACGGTCCCACGTTTTGTGGAGAAATGCATCAAAGCAGTGGAAAAAAGAG GTTTGGACATTGATGGACTTTACAGAGTGAGCGGAAATCTCGCTGTCATTCAGAAGCTCCGTTACAAGGCCGATCACG AGGAACTGGACCTGGAGGATGGTCAGTGGGGGGATGTTCACGTCATCACTGGAGCGCTCAAGTTGTTTTTTCGAGAGCTTCCCGAGCCCCTTTTCCCCTTCAGCCACTTCAATAAGTTTGTCGCAGCTATCA GGATCCCTGATTACAACAAAAAGCTGTCATGCATTTACGAGCTGGTCAACTCCCTTCCTTCGGCAAATCACGATACCATGAAGCTTCTTTTCGGGCATTTACGAAG GGTCATTCAGTACGGGGATGACAATCGAATGACTGTGCAGAACGTGGCAATTGTATTTGGTCCGACTCTCCTCCGGCCTGAGATGGAGTCGCAAAACATCGCTTTGCACATGGTCTTCCAGAATCAGATTGTAGAGTTCATCTTGAATGAATACGATCGCCTCTTCTACTCCAGCTAA